The following coding sequences lie in one Candidatus Dormiibacterota bacterium genomic window:
- a CDS encoding 2-oxoacid:ferredoxin oxidoreductase subunit beta, with product MTATNVNLIGLTREVYKGLPTTLCAGCGHNSITNHLIKALYEYGVAPHMLAKMSGIGCSSKTPAYFVEQAHGFNGVHGRMPSAATGAKVANRDLIVLGISGDGDTASIGLGQYVHMLRRNVDLTYIVENNGVYGLTKGQFSATADTGSKQKNGAVNEYATIDVCGLAVELGATFVARSFSGDGKQLVPLLEAALSHRGTAVLDIVSPCVTFNDHVGSTKSYSYVKEHGFLLHTPDFIRGSEEIVVDYEPGAVQDIEFEDGSHILLRKLEREYDVTDRIGALRTIGETRARGELVTGLLYVDTGVPDLCEREHLPQTPLAQLKEEELRIGRDDWTKLMAV from the coding sequence ATGACGGCCACCAACGTCAACCTCATCGGGCTCACGCGCGAGGTCTACAAAGGCCTCCCGACCACGCTCTGCGCGGGCTGCGGGCATAACTCGATTACCAATCACCTCATCAAGGCGCTGTACGAATACGGCGTAGCGCCGCACATGCTCGCTAAAATGAGCGGGATCGGCTGCTCCTCGAAAACACCGGCGTATTTCGTCGAACAAGCCCACGGGTTCAACGGCGTGCACGGCCGCATGCCCTCGGCGGCGACCGGCGCGAAGGTGGCGAACCGCGACTTGATCGTGCTCGGCATCAGCGGCGACGGCGACACGGCGAGCATCGGCCTCGGCCAGTACGTCCACATGCTGCGCCGCAACGTCGATCTTACGTATATCGTCGAAAACAATGGCGTGTACGGCCTGACCAAAGGGCAGTTCTCGGCCACCGCCGATACCGGGTCGAAGCAGAAGAACGGCGCCGTGAACGAATACGCGACGATCGACGTGTGCGGCCTGGCGGTAGAACTAGGCGCGACGTTCGTCGCGCGTTCGTTCTCGGGTGACGGCAAACAACTCGTACCGCTGTTAGAAGCGGCGCTCTCGCATCGCGGCACGGCGGTTCTCGATATCGTGAGCCCGTGCGTGACGTTCAACGATCACGTCGGTTCGACCAAGAGTTACTCGTACGTGAAGGAGCACGGCTTCTTACTGCACACGCCGGATTTCATTCGCGGCAGCGAAGAAATCGTGGTCGATTACGAGCCCGGCGCGGTGCAGGATATCGAATTTGAAGACGGCTCGCACATATTGCTGCGTAAGCTCGAGCGCGAGTACGACGTGACCGATCGCATCGGGGCGCTGCGCACCATCGGCGAGACGCGCGCCCGGGGCGAACTCGTCACCGGCCTGTTGTACGTCGATACCGGTGTGCCGGATCTCTGCGAACGCGAGCATCTGCCCCAAACGCCCTTAGCGCAGCTCAAAGAAGAGGAACTGCGCATCGGGCGTGACGACTGGACGAAATTGATGGCGGTATAA
- a CDS encoding DUF4870 domain-containing protein: protein MIDSTAPSANDRVAAMLTHLGGIFFGFIPSLVVLLVAKDSTPWLVAQVKEALNFQLTMLIALIVSCILIFVLVGIFLIWAVGIAIVVFSIIAAVKANQGEAYSYPLTIRMVK from the coding sequence ATGATCGACTCTACAGCGCCTTCGGCGAACGACCGCGTAGCTGCGATGCTCACCCACCTCGGCGGGATCTTTTTCGGGTTCATCCCCTCGCTCGTCGTGTTACTGGTGGCGAAGGATTCCACGCCGTGGCTGGTCGCGCAGGTGAAGGAAGCGCTGAATTTTCAATTGACGATGCTCATCGCGCTCATCGTCTCCTGCATCTTGATCTTCGTGCTCGTCGGCATCTTTCTGATCTGGGCGGTCGGTATCGCCATCGTCGTCTTTAGCATCATCGCCGCCGTGAAAGCCAATCAGGGCGAGGCGTACAGCTATCCGCTCACGATCCGCATGGTGAAATAG